In a genomic window of Babylonia areolata isolate BAREFJ2019XMU chromosome 3, ASM4173473v1, whole genome shotgun sequence:
- the LOC143280558 gene encoding ankyrin repeat domain-containing protein 66-like, whose amino-acid sequence MSGTGLEIHDAASTGDYDSLEELIKTGKYDLNLKDVDSGNRTALHWACQKGYVECIRLLLENGAKGTARTTTGWTPAHCAAESNRVPALRALHAAHVPVDLKDKYGDTPRRLATIYGHVDCVRYLLQAESELAERRRKNGITEEEEEEYSDDDKDAL is encoded by the exons ATGTCCGGAACGGGGCTGGAGATCCATGATGCTGCCTCCACGGGGGATTACGACTCCCTGGAGGAGCTCATCAAGACGGGCAAGTACGACCTCAACCTAAAGGACGTCGACTCCGGCAATCGCACCGCTCTCCACTGGGCCTGCCAGAAAG GCTACGTGGAGTGCATACGCCTGCTGCTGGAGAACGGTGCCAAGGGCACAGCACGTACCACCACAGGATGGACCCCGGCGCATTGTGCGGCAGAGAGTAACCGGGTCCCTGCCCTGAGGGCGCTGCACGCGGCGCACGTGCCCGTTGACCTGAAGGACAAGTACGGAGACACGCCCAGACGTCTGGCCACCATCTACGGCCACGTGGACTGCGTCCGATACTTGCTGCA GGCAGAATCAGAGTTGGCGGAGAGACGGAGGAAGAATGGCAtcaccgaggaggaggaggaggaatacagCGATGACGACAAGGACGCATTATGA